In candidate division KSB1 bacterium, the genomic window GGCAATTTGTACGAATCCTGAATTTTTTAAAAGTTTCATAATTAACCTGGATACTTCGGTAGTATCGGCACTGTCGTCCAGGAGGGATCTATTTAGACCTTTATTCTTTTTCTTTTTGACAGGATTAACAAGATATACTGGATTTTTATCCTGATAATCCTGTTTATCCTGTCTAAAAATGAGCTTGCTTATTTTAATACGGCAAAATCCCGGGCATCTTTATACCATGCTTCACCATTGCTTAGTGCCGGGATAATTTCATCGACAGAATCTACTACCGTCCACATTTGCAGATGTTTTTCATGCATGAAATGCTCCCGGACACACTGGTTAAGCATTTCAATACAGGGATTAAAAAATCCCTTAAGGTTAGTGATTATTATTGGCTTACTATGTAATCCCAATCTTTTCCAGGTGATGACTTCAAGTAATTCCTCAAGTGTTCCGCATCCTCCCGGTAGTGCAACAAAAGCATCTGATTCAGAAACAATCATACTTTTGCGCTCATGCATAGTGTTTACAATATGAAGTTTAGTAATTCCCTTGTGTCCCCATTCCAGTTGTTGCATAAAATCAGGTATAATTCCGACCACCTCTCCACCTGCGGAAATGGCACCATCAGCAAGACTTCCCATCAATCCAACTGCACCGCCGCCATAATAAGTTACAATCCCATTTTGTGCCAACTGAATGCCCAGCTTATAAGCCGCTTCCAAATAGGATTTATTACATTTATTGCTTGAAGCACAATACACACATACTCGTTTTATTTGCGCCATTTATTGTTCCTCACATTTTTTGGAAATTAGGTTCCGATGACAAATTTTGAAATCTATGATATCTAATTATTTGATCGATCAAATTTCTGGACCTATGTTTAAACACAAAGTAAGATAAAATCAGCCTGTGTCTAATTCAATAAATTATTGCAGGTTGGCACACATTCCTGTACATTGCCAATACGAAATTACCAAAAGGTGAACCTCGTATCACTTGTTGACTAAGCGCGGTTCAAAAACCGGCAAATAACATTTATTCACTAACTAGCTGCAC contains:
- a CDS encoding TIGR00730 family Rossman fold protein, giving the protein MAQIKRVCVYCASSNKCNKSYLEAAYKLGIQLAQNGIVTYYGGGAVGLMGSLADGAISAGGEVVGIIPDFMQQLEWGHKGITKLHIVNTMHERKSMIVSESDAFVALPGGCGTLEELLEVITWKRLGLHSKPIIITNLKGFFNPCIEMLNQCVREHFMHEKHLQMWTVVDSVDEIIPALSNGEAWYKDARDFAVLK